From a single Myxocyprinus asiaticus isolate MX2 ecotype Aquarium Trade chromosome 33, UBuf_Myxa_2, whole genome shotgun sequence genomic region:
- the LOC127424498 gene encoding elongation of very long chain fatty acids protein 7-like, whose translation MAFREFKTTAAQLYDEWIKDADPRTEDWLLMSSPLPQTIIIAFYIYFVMLLGPRLMENRKPFEMKKVLVVYNFSIVAYSLYMCYEFVMSGWGTGYSFHCDLVDYSRSPQAMRMAWTCWLYYFSKFIEMLDTIFFVLRKKYNQVTFLHVYHHSIMPFTWWFGVRFAAGGMGTFHALLNCIVHVIMYTYYGLSALGPAYQKYLWWKKHLTSIQLIQFVMVSSHISQYFFMKDCPYQYPIFICIIGLYGFVFLLLFLHFWYHAYTKGKRLPKVLQKTSMAQNNNDVHHKTE comes from the exons ATGGCGTTCCGTGAGTTCAAAACCACAGCTGCACAACTGTATGATGAGTGGATCAAAGATGCAG ACCCCAGGACAGAAGACTGGCTGCTCATGTCCTCTCCACTCCCGCAAACAATTATTATTGCTTTTTATATCTACTTTGTGATGTTGCTGGGGCCCAGGTTAATGGAGAACAGGAAACCGTTTGAAATGAAGAAGGTCCTTGTCGTCTATAACTTCAGCATTGTGGCCTATTCTCTATACATGTGTTATGAG TTTGTGATGTCAGGCTGGGGAACAGGGTATTCATTCCACTGCGATCTTGTAGACTACTCTCGATCACCACAAGCCATGAGG ATGGCATGGACTTGCTGGCTCTATTACTTCTCCAAGTTCATTGAGATGTTGGACACA ATTTTCTTTGTGCTGAGGAAAAAGTACAATCAGGTGACCTTCCTTCATGTCTACCATCATTCCATCATGCCTTTCACCTGGTGGTTTGGAGTCAGATTTGCTGCAG GTGGCATGGGGACATTTCATGCCCTTCTTAACTGCATTGTTCATGTCATCATGTATACATACTATGGGCTGTCAGCACTGGGCCCTGCCTACCAGAAGTATTTATGGTGGAAGAAGCATCTGACTTCAATACAGCTA ATCCAGTTTGTCATGGTATCGAGTCATATTAGCCAGTACTTCTTCATGAAAGACTGTCCTTACCAGTACCCCATATTCATCTGCATCATTGGTCTTTACGGCTttgtcttcctcctcctcttcctccacttTTGGTACCACGCCTACACGAAAGGCAAAAGGCTTCCCAAAGTCTTGCAAAAAACAAGCATGGCACAAAACAACAATGATGTACACCACAAGACAGAATAA